The Neobacillus sp. OS1-2 genome includes a window with the following:
- a CDS encoding cbb3-type cytochrome c oxidase subunit I — protein MQTAKSKDLKDKANRAMGISKEDALLTKSYIFVAFMAILLGGILGLVQGLNRAGLLELPSWVNYYQVLTAHGLLLVVVLTAFFTIGYFYAGMSHTLGGLLPKVRTMAWIGFGLKIIGFVLAVIPIIMGDASVMYTFYPPMAAAPMFYIGLALIVVGVWMCAFGAFIQVANWRKNHKGQHVPILSYFATGVFVLLFFGSVPVAVEVIVMIIPWSFGWVETINVMVARTLFWAFGHTLVNIWYLTAVSAWYVIVPKIIGGRRWSDTLTRVVIIALVVMNITGGFHHQIVDPGISPSVKFMHVFMSLAIGFPSLMTAWAMFAVFEKTARKQGGKGLIGWYKKMPWGDVRFLAPMIAMIAFIPAGAGGIAQSTNQLDQVVHNTMWIVGHFHLTLGMSVVMTFFGISYWLVPYISKRVLTPQINRLGVIQTWIWTIGMIFMSGSMHAVGLLGSPRRTSFTTYGDNATALSWNPYLLCLAVGGTLLIIGVLLQVYAVINMMFFAPKGETEFPIAEEEENATKTPYWTERWGMWIVIMLLVVAMAYVIPLSEFIVNAPPGSPPFKTW, from the coding sequence ATGCAAACAGCAAAATCTAAAGATTTAAAAGATAAAGCAAATAGGGCAATGGGAATTAGCAAAGAAGACGCCTTATTAACGAAATCATATATATTTGTAGCATTTATGGCCATACTTCTTGGCGGGATTTTAGGTCTTGTGCAAGGATTGAATCGTGCAGGATTGTTGGAATTACCGTCATGGGTTAACTATTATCAAGTGTTAACCGCACATGGTTTATTATTAGTTGTTGTATTAACTGCCTTCTTTACGATTGGATATTTTTACGCAGGAATGTCTCATACCTTAGGTGGTCTGCTTCCAAAAGTAAGAACGATGGCTTGGATTGGCTTTGGTTTGAAAATTATCGGTTTTGTATTAGCAGTGATCCCTATCATCATGGGTGATGCTTCTGTCATGTACACCTTCTATCCGCCAATGGCAGCTGCGCCAATGTTTTATATTGGTTTAGCATTAATTGTAGTTGGTGTTTGGATGTGTGCTTTCGGAGCTTTTATCCAAGTAGCCAATTGGAGAAAGAATCATAAAGGACAACATGTTCCAATTCTATCATACTTCGCTACTGGCGTATTTGTTCTATTATTCTTCGGTTCTGTACCTGTAGCGGTAGAAGTTATTGTGATGATTATTCCTTGGTCATTTGGCTGGGTAGAGACAATCAACGTTATGGTTGCTCGTACACTTTTCTGGGCTTTTGGTCATACATTAGTTAACATCTGGTATTTAACAGCTGTTTCTGCCTGGTATGTTATCGTACCAAAAATTATTGGCGGTAGACGCTGGAGTGATACACTAACACGTGTTGTTATTATTGCCTTGGTTGTCATGAATATTACTGGTGGATTCCATCACCAAATCGTTGACCCTGGAATCTCACCATCTGTTAAATTTATGCACGTATTTATGAGTTTAGCGATCGGTTTCCCTTCATTAATGACTGCATGGGCAATGTTCGCTGTATTTGAAAAAACAGCAAGAAAACAGGGTGGAAAAGGACTGATCGGCTGGTACAAAAAAATGCCATGGGGCGATGTTCGTTTCTTAGCTCCTATGATTGCAATGATTGCTTTCATTCCTGCAGGCGCTGGCGGTATTGCACAAAGTACGAACCAACTAGACCAAGTTGTGCACAATACGATGTGGATCGTTGGACACTTCCACTTAACATTAGGTATGTCTGTTGTCATGACGTTTTTCGGTATTAGCTATTGGTTAGTTCCTTATATTTCAAAACGTGTGTTAACACCACAAATCAATCGATTAGGTGTAATCCAAACGTGGATTTGGACAATTGGTATGATCTTTATGTCAGGATCCATGCACGCTGTGGGCTTACTTGGCTCACCACGTAGAACTTCCTTTACAACTTATGGAGACAATGCAACAGCGTTAAGCTGGAACCCATATTTATTATGCTTAGCTGTTGGCGGAACATTATTAATCATCGGTGTGTTACTTCAAGTGTATGCAGTAATCAATATGATGTTCTTTGCACCAAAAGGGGAAACTGAATTCCCGATTGCGGAAGAAGAAGAAAATGCAACGAAAACTCCATATTGGACAGAGCGTTGGGGAATGTGGATTGTTATCATGCTATTGGTTGTCGCCATGGCGTATGTCATCCCATTATCAGAGTTTATCGTAAATGCACCTCCAGGTTCACCACCATTCAAGACTTGGTAA
- a CDS encoding SCO family protein gives MIKNRHTTFACLLVILFGLALFYFGTDGFQAFTAETARVNKLIDDKPKFPDVTFEDSKGRKYSIEEFEGKYVFITFLYTSCTTVCPQLEMNMSKVYDKVPSKYIGKDIVFLSISFDPGRDDPATLEKYRTYFNSDGETWRMARIKNKVELDSLLKAFGVIVIPDDNGSFAHNSAFYLVDKKGTLLNVMDYKKVDEAANKLTGILEKGARE, from the coding sequence ATGATCAAAAATAGGCATACTACATTTGCGTGTTTGCTTGTTATCTTATTTGGCCTTGCACTGTTCTATTTCGGTACAGATGGATTTCAGGCCTTTACGGCTGAAACAGCGCGAGTAAATAAACTAATTGACGATAAACCAAAGTTTCCTGATGTAACCTTTGAGGATAGCAAGGGTCGGAAGTATTCAATTGAGGAATTTGAAGGCAAATATGTCTTTATTACCTTTCTCTATACTTCCTGCACAACGGTTTGCCCGCAATTGGAGATGAATATGTCTAAAGTATATGATAAGGTACCAAGCAAATATATCGGCAAAGATATTGTCTTTTTAAGTATAAGCTTTGATCCTGGTAGAGACGACCCGGCAACATTAGAAAAATACCGAACCTATTTTAATAGTGACGGCGAAACGTGGCGAATGGCAAGAATTAAGAATAAAGTGGAATTGGATTCACTTTTAAAAGCATTTGGGGTCATTGTCATCCCTGATGATAATGGCAGCTTCGCCCATAATTCCGCCTTCTATTTAGTGGATAAAAAAGGTACACTGCTCAATGTAATGGACTATAAAAAGGTGGACGAAGCCGCCAATAAGCTTACGGGCATTCTTGAAAAGGGAGCGAGGGAGTAA